A genomic stretch from Budorcas taxicolor isolate Tak-1 chromosome 15, Takin1.1, whole genome shotgun sequence includes:
- the SSRP1 gene encoding FACT complex subunit SSRP1 isoform X1, translated as MAETLEFNDVYQEVKGSMNDGRLRLSRQGIIFKNSKTGKVDNIQAGELTEGIWRRVALGHGLKLLTKNGHVYKYDGFRESEFEKLSDFFKTHYRLELMEKDLCVKGWNWGTVKFGGQLLSFDIGDQPVFEIPLSNVSQCTTGKNEVTLEFHQNDDAEVSLMEVRFYVPPTQEDGVDPVEAFAQNVLSKADVIQATGDAICIFRELQCLTPRGRYDIRIYPTFLHLHGKTFDYKIPYTTVLRLFLLPHKDQRQMFFVISLDPPIKQGQTRYHFLILLFSKDEDISLTLNMNEEEVEKRFEGRLTKNMSGSLYEMVSRVMKALVNRKITVPGNFQGHSGAQCITCSYKASSGLLYPLERGFIYVHKPPVHIRFDEISFVNFARGTTTTRSFDFEIETKQGTQYTFSSIEREEYGKLFDFVNAKKLNIKNRGLKEKKEVRETLPLRGMNPNYDEYADSDEDQHDAYLERMKEEGKIREENANDSSDDSGEETDESFNPGEEEEDVAEEFDSNASASSSSNEGDSDREEKKRKQLKKAKMAKDRKSRKKPLEVKKGKDPNAPKRPMSAYMLWLNASREKIKSDHPGISVTDLSKKAGEIWKGMSKEKKEEWDRKAEEARREYEKAMKEYEGGRGEPSKRDKSKKKKKVKVKTEKKSTPSRGSSSKSSSRQLSESFKSKEFVSSDESSSGENKSKKKRRRSEDSEEEELASTPPSSEDSASGSDE; from the exons ATGGCAGAAACTCTGGAGTTCAACGACGTGTATCAGGAGGTGAAGGGCTCCATG AATGATGGTCGGCTGAGGCTGAGCCGCCAGGGCATCATCTTTAAGAACAGTAAGACGGGCAAAGTGGACAACATCCAGGCCGGGGAGCTGACCGAAGGCATCTGGCGCCGGGTGGCTCTGGGCCACGGGCTTAAACTGCTCACGAAGAATGGCCACGTCTATAAGTACGATGGCTTCCGGGAATCG GAGTTTGAGAAACTCTCTGATTTCTTCAAAACTCACTATCGCCTGGAGCTAATGGAGAAGGACCTGTGTGTGAAGGGTTGGAACTGGGGAACTGTGAAGTTTGGTG GGCAGCTGCTTTCCTTCGACATTGGCGACCAGCCAGTCTTCGAGATCCCTCTCAGCAACGTGTCTCAGTGCACCACCGGCAAGAACGAGGTGACGCTGGAGTTCCACCAGAACGATGACGCGGAGGTCTCCCTCATGGAGGTGCGCTTCTACGTGCCGCCCACCCAGGAGGATGGCGTGGACCCCGTCGAG GCCTTCGCCCAGAACGTGCTGTCGAAGGCGGACGTGATCCAGGCCACTGGAGATGCCATCTGCATCTTCCGGGAGCTGCAGTGTCTGACGCCCCGAGGCCGCTACGACATCCGCATCTACCCCACCTTCCTGCACCTGCATGGCAAGACCTTCGACTACAAGATCCCTTACACCACGGTGCTGCGGCTCTTCCTGCTGCCCCACAAGGACCAGCGCCAGATGTTCTTTGTG ATCAGCCTGGACCCTCCCATCAAGCAGGGTCAGACTCGCTACCACTTCCTCATCCTGCTTTTCTCCAAGGACGAGGACATCTCCCTGACGCTCAACATGAACGA ggaggaggtggagaagCGCTTCGAGGGGCGGCTCACCAAGAACATGTCAGGATCCCTCTACGAGATGGTCAGCCGGGTCATGAAAGCGCTGGTGAACCGCAAGATCACGGTCCCGGGCAACTTCCAAGG GCACTCGGGGGCCCAGTGCATCACCTGCTCCTACAAGGCCAGCTCAGGGCTGCTGTACCCCCTGGAGCGGGGCTTCATCTACGTCCACAAGCCGCCCGTGCACATCCGCTTCGACGAGATCTCCTTTGTCAACTTCGCCCGCGGGACCACCACCACGCGTTCCTTTGACTTTGAAATTGAGACCAAGCAGGGCACCCAGTACACCTTCAGCAGCATTGAGAG GGAGGAGTACGGCAAGCTGTTCGACTTTGTCAACGCCAAGAAGCTCAACATCAAAAACCGAGGGCTGAAAGAG AAAAAAGAGGTGCGTGAGACCCTCCCCCTCCGG GGCATGAACCCCAACTACGACGAATACGCCGACTCGGACGAAGACCAGCACGACGCCTACCTGGAGCGGATGAAGGAGGAGGGCAAGATCCGCGAGGAGAACGCCAACGACAGCAGCGACGACTCGGGAGAGGAGACCG ATGAGTCCTTCAACCCGGGTGAAGAGGAGGAGGACGTCGCGGAGGA GTTTGACAGCAACGCCTCCGCCAGCTCCTCCAGTAACGAGGGTGACAGTGACCGGGAAGAGAAGAAACGGAAGCAGCTTAAGAAGGCCAAGATGGCCAAGGACCGCAAGAGCCGCAAGAAGCCCCTGGAG GTAAAGAAGGGGAAGGACCCCAACGCCCCCAAGAGGCCCATGTCTGCCTACATGCTGTGGCTAAACGCCAGCCGGGAGAAGATCAAGTCGGACCATCCGGGCATCAGCGTCACGGACCTCTCCAAGAAGGCGGGCGAGATCTGGAAGGGAATGTccaaggagaagaaggag GAGTGGGATCGCAAGGCTGAGGAGGCCAGGCGGGAGTATGAAAAAGCCATGAAGGAATACGAAGGCGGCCGTGGAGAGCCCTCCAAGAG GGATAagtccaagaagaagaagaaagtcaaagtgaagacgGAGAAGAAATCCACACCCTCCCGGGGCTCATCGTCGAAGTCTTCATCAAGGCAGCTGAGCGAGAGCTTCAAGAGCAAAGAGTTTGTGTCCAGTGACGAGAGCTCTTCCGGAGAAAACAAgagcaaaaagaagagaaggcgGAGTGAG GACTCTGAAGAAGAGGAACTAGCCAGTACTCCCCCCAGCTCAGAAGACTCAGCATCAGGATCTGATGAATAG
- the SSRP1 gene encoding FACT complex subunit SSRP1 isoform X2 has translation MAETLEFNDVYQEVKGSMNDGRLRLSRQGIIFKNSKTGKVDNIQAGELTEGIWRRVALGHGLKLLTKNGHVYKYDGFRESEFEKLSDFFKTHYRLELMEKDLCVKGWNWGTVKFGGQLLSFDIGDQPVFEIPLSNVSQCTTGKNEVTLEFHQNDDAEVSLMEVRFYVPPTQEDGVDPVEAFAQNVLSKADVIQATGDAICIFRELQCLTPRGRYDIRIYPTFLHLHGKTFDYKIPYTTVLRLFLLPHKDQRQMFFVISLDPPIKQGQTRYHFLILLFSKDEDISLTLNMNEEEVEKRFEGRLTKNMSGSLYEMVSRVMKALVNRKITVPGNFQGHSGAQCITCSYKASSGLLYPLERGFIYVHKPPVHIRFDEISFVNFARGTTTTRSFDFEIETKQGTQYTFSSIEREEYGKLFDFVNAKKLNIKNRGLKEGMNPNYDEYADSDEDQHDAYLERMKEEGKIREENANDSSDDSGEETDESFNPGEEEEDVAEEFDSNASASSSSNEGDSDREEKKRKQLKKAKMAKDRKSRKKPLEVKKGKDPNAPKRPMSAYMLWLNASREKIKSDHPGISVTDLSKKAGEIWKGMSKEKKEEWDRKAEEARREYEKAMKEYEGGRGEPSKRDKSKKKKKVKVKTEKKSTPSRGSSSKSSSRQLSESFKSKEFVSSDESSSGENKSKKKRRRSEDSEEEELASTPPSSEDSASGSDE, from the exons ATGGCAGAAACTCTGGAGTTCAACGACGTGTATCAGGAGGTGAAGGGCTCCATG AATGATGGTCGGCTGAGGCTGAGCCGCCAGGGCATCATCTTTAAGAACAGTAAGACGGGCAAAGTGGACAACATCCAGGCCGGGGAGCTGACCGAAGGCATCTGGCGCCGGGTGGCTCTGGGCCACGGGCTTAAACTGCTCACGAAGAATGGCCACGTCTATAAGTACGATGGCTTCCGGGAATCG GAGTTTGAGAAACTCTCTGATTTCTTCAAAACTCACTATCGCCTGGAGCTAATGGAGAAGGACCTGTGTGTGAAGGGTTGGAACTGGGGAACTGTGAAGTTTGGTG GGCAGCTGCTTTCCTTCGACATTGGCGACCAGCCAGTCTTCGAGATCCCTCTCAGCAACGTGTCTCAGTGCACCACCGGCAAGAACGAGGTGACGCTGGAGTTCCACCAGAACGATGACGCGGAGGTCTCCCTCATGGAGGTGCGCTTCTACGTGCCGCCCACCCAGGAGGATGGCGTGGACCCCGTCGAG GCCTTCGCCCAGAACGTGCTGTCGAAGGCGGACGTGATCCAGGCCACTGGAGATGCCATCTGCATCTTCCGGGAGCTGCAGTGTCTGACGCCCCGAGGCCGCTACGACATCCGCATCTACCCCACCTTCCTGCACCTGCATGGCAAGACCTTCGACTACAAGATCCCTTACACCACGGTGCTGCGGCTCTTCCTGCTGCCCCACAAGGACCAGCGCCAGATGTTCTTTGTG ATCAGCCTGGACCCTCCCATCAAGCAGGGTCAGACTCGCTACCACTTCCTCATCCTGCTTTTCTCCAAGGACGAGGACATCTCCCTGACGCTCAACATGAACGA ggaggaggtggagaagCGCTTCGAGGGGCGGCTCACCAAGAACATGTCAGGATCCCTCTACGAGATGGTCAGCCGGGTCATGAAAGCGCTGGTGAACCGCAAGATCACGGTCCCGGGCAACTTCCAAGG GCACTCGGGGGCCCAGTGCATCACCTGCTCCTACAAGGCCAGCTCAGGGCTGCTGTACCCCCTGGAGCGGGGCTTCATCTACGTCCACAAGCCGCCCGTGCACATCCGCTTCGACGAGATCTCCTTTGTCAACTTCGCCCGCGGGACCACCACCACGCGTTCCTTTGACTTTGAAATTGAGACCAAGCAGGGCACCCAGTACACCTTCAGCAGCATTGAGAG GGAGGAGTACGGCAAGCTGTTCGACTTTGTCAACGCCAAGAAGCTCAACATCAAAAACCGAGGGCTGAAAGAG GGCATGAACCCCAACTACGACGAATACGCCGACTCGGACGAAGACCAGCACGACGCCTACCTGGAGCGGATGAAGGAGGAGGGCAAGATCCGCGAGGAGAACGCCAACGACAGCAGCGACGACTCGGGAGAGGAGACCG ATGAGTCCTTCAACCCGGGTGAAGAGGAGGAGGACGTCGCGGAGGA GTTTGACAGCAACGCCTCCGCCAGCTCCTCCAGTAACGAGGGTGACAGTGACCGGGAAGAGAAGAAACGGAAGCAGCTTAAGAAGGCCAAGATGGCCAAGGACCGCAAGAGCCGCAAGAAGCCCCTGGAG GTAAAGAAGGGGAAGGACCCCAACGCCCCCAAGAGGCCCATGTCTGCCTACATGCTGTGGCTAAACGCCAGCCGGGAGAAGATCAAGTCGGACCATCCGGGCATCAGCGTCACGGACCTCTCCAAGAAGGCGGGCGAGATCTGGAAGGGAATGTccaaggagaagaaggag GAGTGGGATCGCAAGGCTGAGGAGGCCAGGCGGGAGTATGAAAAAGCCATGAAGGAATACGAAGGCGGCCGTGGAGAGCCCTCCAAGAG GGATAagtccaagaagaagaagaaagtcaaagtgaagacgGAGAAGAAATCCACACCCTCCCGGGGCTCATCGTCGAAGTCTTCATCAAGGCAGCTGAGCGAGAGCTTCAAGAGCAAAGAGTTTGTGTCCAGTGACGAGAGCTCTTCCGGAGAAAACAAgagcaaaaagaagagaaggcgGAGTGAG GACTCTGAAGAAGAGGAACTAGCCAGTACTCCCCCCAGCTCAGAAGACTCAGCATCAGGATCTGATGAATAG